The following are encoded together in the Microscilla marina ATCC 23134 genome:
- a CDS encoding FGGY-family carbohydrate kinase, whose amino-acid sequence MKKTVTAVLDVGIIQKKLILFDENFEVVDIASEKLAKTKDDDGFEGDDIQLLNQWATETWNKLVSSDQYDVKALNFSTYGATFMHIDESGNTLTPLYSYLKPFDEDLEAQFYGKYGEKVKFALETCSPPLGMLNSGLQIYWLKYKKPEVYNRIKYSLHLPQYMAYLFTKEATTEYTSIGCHTGIWNFRRRDYHQWVKDEGIDKIIPEFSTSPVVGHWEGQGKQIPVGTGLHDSSSALRTYLHLFDEKFLLLGMTDTWCITLNPFDHSPLRPEDVSQDCLQYLTVQGRRVKASRFFIGNEHGYQFNRMAKHFGKPLDYHKNVKFDESLFNKAQATSKGDARSLVPHSFDASGAHKSDTGGEKEWDLSIFESFEDAYHQLMRDLISFFEPAIAIAARKGLPKYLIVDGEFTDDEIFLHTLSKVYPSVEVLVPNMPEGAATGAALLINQYLDPQMKKPELGFKKY is encoded by the coding sequence ATGAAAAAAACTGTGACCGCAGTATTGGATGTAGGTATTATCCAAAAGAAATTAATTCTCTTTGATGAGAACTTTGAAGTGGTTGATATAGCTTCTGAGAAGCTGGCAAAAACCAAAGATGATGATGGTTTTGAAGGAGACGATATACAGTTGCTGAACCAGTGGGCTACCGAAACCTGGAACAAGCTTGTAAGCAGTGATCAGTATGATGTAAAAGCGCTCAACTTTTCGACGTATGGGGCAACCTTCATGCACATAGATGAAAGTGGCAATACACTTACTCCCCTTTATTCATATTTGAAGCCGTTTGATGAAGATCTCGAAGCACAATTTTATGGCAAATATGGCGAAAAAGTGAAATTTGCACTTGAAACCTGCTCTCCTCCTTTAGGTATGCTTAATTCAGGCTTGCAAATTTATTGGTTGAAGTACAAAAAACCTGAGGTATACAACCGTATTAAATATAGTCTACACTTGCCCCAATACATGGCATATCTTTTTACCAAAGAAGCCACTACCGAGTATACCAGTATTGGTTGCCATACTGGTATTTGGAACTTCCGTCGTCGTGATTATCACCAGTGGGTAAAAGATGAAGGCATTGATAAAATCATTCCTGAATTTAGCACTAGTCCTGTTGTAGGGCACTGGGAAGGACAAGGCAAACAAATACCAGTAGGGACTGGCTTACACGATAGCTCGTCAGCTTTGAGAACTTATTTACACTTGTTCGACGAAAAGTTTTTATTGCTAGGTATGACCGATACCTGGTGTATTACACTCAATCCATTTGATCACTCTCCTTTGCGCCCCGAAGATGTATCACAAGATTGTTTACAGTACTTAACCGTACAAGGACGTAGGGTAAAAGCATCACGTTTTTTCATTGGAAACGAACATGGCTACCAATTTAATCGCATGGCAAAACACTTTGGCAAGCCCCTTGATTATCATAAAAATGTAAAATTTGACGAAAGTCTATTTAACAAAGCTCAGGCTACCTCTAAAGGAGACGCTCGAAGCCTGGTGCCTCATTCTTTTGATGCCAGTGGAGCCCATAAGTCGGACACAGGAGGCGAAAAAGAATGGGATTTGTCCATATTTGAAAGTTTCGAAGATGCCTATCACCAACTAATGCGTGACCTGATATCGTTTTTTGAACCGGCCATTGCCATTGCTGCCAGAAAAGGATTGCCCAAATACCTGATTGTAGACGGAGAGTTTACCGATGATGAGATTTTTCTTCACACATTAAGTAAAGTTTATCCATCAGTAGAGGTTTTGGTACCCAATATGCCTGAAGGTGCAGCTACAGGTGCAGCATTACTGATCAATCAGTACTTAGATCCTCAAATGAAAAAACCAGAATTAGGGTTTAAAAAATATTAA
- a CDS encoding glycosyltransferase, whose translation MRVLHINTADTGGAGKAVIRLMNGLLKANIDNNLLVLYKYQTRPHVHKYSFNTQSFFKQLQFSLKYRLHQHHQKKALRGKSHNYEVFSFPDSVYNILNHPLYKQADIIHLHWVAGFIDYTSFFKHCQKPIVWTLHDLNPFSGGFHYEGDYHHNEMEYKLLDTKIKNTKYKALKPIQKLQVVSPSSWMLDIAQNRSFFDRFQHIHIPNGIDLNVYQPMDKQLVRKKLGIPSDKNVLIFLAENITNKRKGFELLSKALKCVDPSTSLAVLVGNHHDTSLDFPHLKFDYVQEEHKLAEIYACADACIVPSLEDNLPNTMLEAMACGVPVVAFDIGGIPDMVVPYKTGLLASEKNYQMLGEKSMRYYTTPCYVVSWRKMPEKKH comes from the coding sequence ATGAGGGTACTACACATTAATACCGCAGATACAGGAGGCGCAGGCAAGGCAGTTATACGTTTGATGAATGGTCTATTGAAAGCTAATATTGACAACAACTTGTTGGTGTTGTACAAATACCAAACACGGCCTCATGTCCATAAATACTCATTCAATACCCAGTCTTTTTTCAAACAATTACAGTTTTCGCTTAAATACAGGCTACACCAACACCACCAAAAAAAAGCCTTGCGAGGTAAAAGTCATAATTATGAAGTGTTCTCGTTTCCTGATTCGGTGTATAACATATTAAATCACCCCCTATACAAACAAGCTGATATTATCCACCTACACTGGGTGGCAGGTTTTATCGATTATACCTCTTTTTTCAAGCATTGCCAAAAGCCCATTGTCTGGACATTACACGACTTAAACCCATTTTCTGGAGGGTTTCATTATGAGGGCGATTACCATCATAATGAAATGGAGTATAAACTGCTAGATACTAAAATAAAGAACACGAAATACAAAGCGCTCAAACCTATACAAAAATTGCAAGTAGTGAGCCCCTCAAGTTGGATGCTTGATATAGCCCAAAATCGAAGTTTTTTCGATCGGTTTCAGCACATACATATTCCCAATGGCATTGATTTGAACGTATACCAACCAATGGACAAGCAGTTGGTACGCAAAAAACTTGGCATACCATCAGACAAAAATGTATTGATATTTCTTGCTGAGAATATTACCAATAAACGTAAGGGGTTTGAACTTTTAAGCAAAGCCTTGAAGTGTGTTGACCCAAGCACAAGTTTGGCAGTATTGGTAGGCAACCACCACGATACTTCTCTTGATTTTCCTCACCTTAAGTTTGATTATGTGCAGGAAGAACACAAGTTAGCTGAAATATATGCTTGTGCAGATGCTTGCATTGTACCCTCGCTAGAAGATAACCTGCCCAATACTATGCTAGAGGCCATGGCTTGTGGAGTACCAGTAGTGGCTTTTGACATTGGAGGGATTCCTGATATGGTAGTACCTTACAAAACAGGGTTATTGGCATCAGAAAAAAACTATCAAATGCTTGGTGAAAAATCAATGAGATACTACACAACGCCTTGTTACGTAGTGAGTTGGCGCAAAATGCCAGAAAAAAAGCATTAG
- a CDS encoding TIM barrel protein: MMTTPELIAQTNQSLLADHQHQLYHLQEILAKKQIDIEPVIQKLQAFQVSVPSWALGTGGTRFGRFPIGGEPRSIEEKIADTSLLHQLTGSNNAISLHIPWDTSLDYSAVRQFAHSRGIKFDAINSNTFQDHPQQVYSYKYGSLSHTKAEVRRQAIEHNCEVINIGQQLGSKALTTWLGDGANFPGQNNFRKAYERTAESLQEIYRYLPTHWQMLIEYKPYEPNFYSMVIPDWGTALLLAQQLGDQAQVLVDLGHHLPNTNIEQIIARLAGIGRLGGFHFNGSSYGDDDLTTGALKPYRLFLIFQELVNAMWSDAPTNASDIAWMIDASHNTKDPIEDLMQATEGILIEYAHALLIDQKMLEYMQEENEVVQAQEILQAAFRVDVRPLVAEARFRNKACIDPLTFFRAQRIRAALIEKRGVASRATGL, translated from the coding sequence ATGATGACGACCCCTGAATTAATTGCACAAACCAACCAAAGTCTACTGGCAGATCATCAACACCAGCTATACCATTTGCAAGAAATATTAGCAAAAAAGCAGATCGACATAGAGCCTGTTATTCAAAAACTGCAGGCTTTTCAAGTGAGCGTGCCCAGCTGGGCTTTGGGTACGGGTGGCACACGTTTTGGACGCTTTCCTATAGGGGGAGAGCCACGTAGTATTGAAGAAAAAATAGCAGACACAAGTCTTTTGCACCAACTTACAGGGAGTAACAATGCTATTTCTTTGCATATTCCCTGGGACACTTCGTTAGATTATAGCGCAGTTCGACAGTTTGCCCACAGCCGAGGAATCAAGTTTGATGCTATCAACTCTAATACTTTTCAAGATCATCCCCAACAAGTCTACTCATATAAATATGGTTCACTGAGTCATACCAAGGCTGAGGTAAGGCGGCAAGCCATTGAGCATAATTGCGAAGTGATAAATATAGGGCAGCAGTTGGGTTCTAAAGCTTTGACTACTTGGTTAGGCGATGGAGCCAACTTTCCAGGGCAAAATAATTTTAGAAAAGCCTATGAACGCACTGCCGAAAGTTTACAAGAAATATATCGATACTTGCCTACCCATTGGCAAATGTTGATAGAGTATAAGCCCTACGAACCTAATTTTTATTCAATGGTGATTCCTGATTGGGGGACAGCCCTGCTATTGGCGCAACAATTGGGTGATCAGGCGCAGGTATTGGTTGATCTGGGGCATCATTTACCCAATACCAACATTGAGCAAATTATTGCAAGATTGGCGGGCATAGGGCGTTTGGGTGGTTTTCATTTCAACGGGTCTTCTTATGGCGACGATGACCTCACCACTGGAGCTTTAAAGCCTTACCGTTTATTTTTAATTTTTCAGGAACTTGTCAATGCTATGTGGAGTGATGCTCCCACCAATGCGTCGGACATTGCCTGGATGATTGACGCCAGCCATAATACCAAAGACCCAATAGAAGACTTAATGCAGGCAACCGAAGGGATATTAATAGAGTATGCCCATGCTTTGTTAATTGACCAAAAAATGCTTGAATATATGCAGGAAGAAAATGAGGTGGTGCAGGCACAAGAAATATTGCAAGCAGCTTTTAGAGTTGATGTGCGCCCATTGGTAGCAGAAGCCCGCTTCAGAAACAAGGCTTGTATCGATCCACTTACATTTTTTAGAGCTCAACGTATACGGGCAGCGTTGATTGAGAAAAGAGGAGTTGCTTCGCGTGCCACTGGTTTGTAA
- a CDS encoding DUF5662 family protein, with protein sequence MKHQDMDTDKNTDLSTTENEIRKHILLVRDLLNKMVVEILKRSNTHDQSKLSSPEIEYSMKYTQKLKDADYGSPEYLAIQDEMNEALEHHYACNRHHPEHFEGGIQEMNLIDILEMFCDWAIASQQHPKGDIEQSIEVNQQRFGYSDDLKEILRNSIKLLK encoded by the coding sequence ATGAAGCATCAAGACATGGATACTGACAAAAATACCGATTTGTCAACTACCGAAAATGAAATCCGCAAGCATATTTTGCTTGTAAGAGATTTGTTGAATAAGATGGTAGTCGAAATATTAAAGAGGTCAAACACCCATGACCAATCCAAACTCTCTTCGCCTGAAATAGAGTATTCAATGAAATATACTCAAAAACTCAAAGATGCTGATTATGGATCGCCCGAATATCTAGCCATTCAAGACGAAATGAACGAAGCACTAGAGCATCATTATGCTTGTAACCGTCACCATCCCGAACATTTTGAAGGAGGCATTCAAGAAATGAACCTCATAGACATACTCGAAATGTTTTGTGACTGGGCTATAGCTTCACAACAACACCCTAAAGGAGACATAGAGCAAAGTATTGAAGTAAATCAACAGCGGTTTGGTTACTCTGATGATCTCAAAGAAATTTTGAGGAACTCTATCAAATTATTAAAATAG
- a CDS encoding DUF1987 domain-containing protein, with amino-acid sequence MEDLEIKGESGVFYIPNVKMEVSTGTCEISGESYLEDTDEFYNTIIKWIEQYRAEVKKAIKFNFRLTYFNTSSSRGILNVLRTLKDYEDSGAEVEINWYYPDDDDSIAEEAEDYMVSTGLKINMYSFEAED; translated from the coding sequence ATGGAAGATTTAGAAATCAAGGGAGAAAGCGGGGTTTTTTATATCCCAAATGTCAAAATGGAAGTAAGTACCGGAACTTGTGAAATTTCGGGGGAGTCTTACCTAGAAGACACCGACGAGTTTTACAACACCATTATCAAATGGATAGAACAGTACCGGGCTGAAGTAAAAAAAGCCATTAAATTTAACTTTCGCTTGACTTATTTTAACACAAGCTCTTCGCGTGGTATTCTCAATGTACTGCGCACCCTCAAAGATTATGAAGATAGTGGAGCCGAAGTAGAAATAAACTGGTATTACCCCGATGATGACGATAGCATTGCAGAAGAAGCCGAGGACTATATGGTAAGTACTGGGCTAAAGATTAACATGTATTCTTTTGAAGCTGAAGATTAG
- a CDS encoding TerB family tellurite resistance protein, translating into MNNGEFSYNQAVFGLMLMGAKADGVLQSEEKRLLVDLTSEEHHLTAEEYKFVITQAKELSDEAFVEKVYATLNNFDYKDRVKALYWLLKLLKSDDSSDDDDQEGNSNEQEIYNKAIVSLGISEEDVERYEREKDGVA; encoded by the coding sequence ATGAATAACGGGGAATTCAGCTACAACCAAGCCGTATTTGGGCTCATGTTGATGGGTGCCAAAGCTGATGGCGTGTTACAGTCAGAAGAAAAACGTTTGCTTGTAGACCTGACCAGTGAAGAGCATCATTTGACCGCTGAGGAATACAAATTTGTAATTACACAAGCCAAAGAACTATCTGATGAGGCTTTTGTAGAGAAAGTGTATGCTACACTTAATAATTTTGACTATAAAGATAGGGTAAAAGCTTTGTACTGGTTACTTAAACTATTAAAATCGGACGATAGCTCAGACGACGATGATCAGGAAGGTAACTCTAACGAGCAAGAGATATACAATAAAGCAATTGTTTCGCTGGGTATTTCAGAAGAAGACGTAGAGCGCTATGAAAGAGAAAAAGATGGGGTAGCTTAA
- a CDS encoding capsular polysaccharide export protein, LipB/KpsS family, producing the protein MTKGPNILFFSRTTYTQLLPRLTSSVYNSFHVTVNLKEKQEVEELGGIVVGCFEEEFDQLDMATIPHNFLQSSFQADRFMGWLTLEERQEILGKSISFWNRILSERIYFAGVHETIAIEQEEVFSLMLKAYNVLDLNFLVSVVPKQFIWKPDPYSSSYPEVVLEQTPITEANLSLAKEIISKTKQKGHKPSFISNPPKRLKKSNTRHFFSQIKYEIKKRLKLVKSFSREEKKRDSVFYYNQLGTHFYYYDFVKKHYPKSGDYDDLDNLKAYKKIFFPFHFEPEATLLYFNPDVAEQLNTIQQIAKQLPLDTVLLVKEHPYQPGYLLQEEYQTLRKKNSNIAFLPAELDSHSILKQTKAVITICGSVGWEALINNIPVIVLGNVFYDRHPDIHKVANFKEVKEVLDSNILNMPDDKNTIEYLAKFIAHNSRGNPSNEKIFNDPENIKNLTNSIKQKIQYFSSKQVHLNN; encoded by the coding sequence ATGACTAAAGGTCCTAACATTCTATTTTTTTCGCGAACTACCTACACACAATTATTGCCTAGACTTACATCAAGTGTATACAATAGTTTTCATGTAACAGTTAATCTCAAAGAAAAACAAGAAGTAGAAGAGCTGGGAGGCATAGTTGTAGGCTGTTTTGAAGAAGAATTCGATCAATTGGATATGGCTACTATCCCCCATAACTTTCTTCAGTCTTCTTTTCAGGCAGATCGTTTTATGGGATGGCTTACTTTAGAAGAGAGGCAGGAGATTTTGGGCAAATCTATTAGTTTTTGGAACCGTATTCTAAGCGAACGTATCTATTTTGCAGGCGTACACGAAACCATTGCCATAGAACAGGAAGAAGTATTTAGTTTAATGCTTAAGGCTTACAATGTTTTAGACTTGAATTTTTTGGTATCTGTTGTTCCCAAGCAGTTTATATGGAAACCTGACCCCTATAGTTCAAGTTATCCAGAAGTAGTACTTGAACAAACCCCAATAACCGAGGCGAACCTTTCGTTGGCAAAAGAGATTATATCTAAAACGAAACAAAAAGGGCACAAACCCTCTTTTATATCTAATCCGCCCAAAAGACTGAAAAAATCAAATACTCGCCATTTTTTTTCACAAATTAAGTATGAAATCAAGAAGCGGCTAAAGTTAGTGAAGAGTTTTTCCAGAGAAGAAAAAAAACGAGACAGTGTATTTTACTACAATCAATTGGGGACTCATTTTTACTACTATGATTTTGTAAAAAAACATTATCCTAAATCAGGAGACTATGATGATCTAGATAATTTAAAAGCATATAAAAAAATCTTCTTCCCTTTTCATTTCGAGCCAGAGGCTACCTTGTTGTATTTTAATCCTGATGTTGCCGAACAACTCAATACAATTCAACAAATAGCTAAACAGTTGCCGTTGGATACTGTTTTGTTGGTAAAAGAACACCCTTATCAACCTGGGTACTTGCTACAAGAAGAATATCAAACATTGCGAAAAAAAAATAGTAACATAGCATTTTTACCAGCCGAATTAGACTCTCACTCTATACTTAAACAAACTAAAGCTGTAATTACAATTTGTGGTTCGGTAGGTTGGGAAGCACTCATTAATAATATCCCTGTAATTGTATTAGGAAATGTGTTTTATGATAGACACCCAGATATTCATAAAGTAGCAAACTTTAAGGAAGTGAAAGAAGTACTGGATAGTAACATACTAAATATGCCAGATGATAAAAATACAATTGAGTATTTGGCAAAGTTTATTGCTCATAATAGCCGAGGAAACCCTTCAAATGAAAAGATTTTTAATGACCCTGAAAATATTAAAAATTTAACAAACTCCATTAAACAAAAGATTCAATATTTTTCATCAAAACAAGTTCATTTGAATAATTGA
- a CDS encoding DUF3857 domain-containing protein, whose product MKQLKSVFLACMLGLAVHQSSIAQLTRADQPRYAAAKISPNLLKGASIVVRKDSSHLHIQSIGEGVFTTSYVYTILNETGDDFANFTVFYDKLSRIDYMRAAVYDANGKFVRRLKQRDIQDYSSADGFSLYTDNRIKYAKLRHNTYPYTIKCEYAKTYNGLLFFPGWHPQTSQKISVEKSSFTVFSLLKRPFRYKAINLEKATKTPEKNGLQTWRIAQLPATQPIPYKKQTSFPRLLLAPNSFEIEGYKGNMQSWNSFGQWINQLNANRDEVSPETTQKLKAMTAKLSSIEDKIKVVYNYLQQNTRYVSIQLGIGGWQPFKALTVDQKGYGDCKALSNYTYALLKQLGIASFYTLVKAGKNERSIQTDFPSPQFNHVILCVPTAKDTIWLECTSQSGSFGYMGSFTGDREALLVTPQGGKIVRTPVYDQSVNTLHRQAQVTIAPDGNATAKIQTKYQAIQSEAIAWLTTQAPEIQKKWLYEHLQLTGFEIGQYQLALKKGSLPVGTETLQLKIRKLASKSGKRLFLKPNLMNRYRTVPPTMKDRSSDIYISSVYAFTDVDSINYQVPEKYHAEYKPAPIKFSNEFGSYEMKVFMDGRKITYTRKMVVNAGTFPKEKYPEMVKFYKQVTKADKEMVVLVSGT is encoded by the coding sequence ATGAAACAATTGAAAAGTGTTTTTTTGGCTTGTATGCTAGGGCTTGCTGTTCACCAAAGCAGCATAGCCCAGCTTACCCGAGCTGATCAGCCTCGATATGCTGCTGCCAAAATCTCTCCTAACCTATTGAAAGGAGCCAGCATAGTAGTAAGAAAAGATTCAAGCCACCTGCATATACAAAGCATTGGCGAGGGTGTTTTTACAACATCGTATGTATATACCATCTTGAATGAGACAGGAGACGATTTTGCCAACTTCACCGTATTTTATGACAAACTTAGCCGCATTGATTACATGCGAGCAGCGGTGTATGATGCCAATGGAAAGTTTGTACGTAGGCTTAAACAGCGTGACATTCAAGACTATAGCTCAGCCGATGGATTTTCTTTGTATACCGACAACCGCATAAAATACGCCAAGTTGAGGCACAATACTTACCCTTATACAATCAAGTGTGAGTATGCCAAAACTTATAATGGCTTGCTGTTTTTTCCGGGTTGGCACCCACAAACCAGCCAAAAAATATCCGTAGAAAAGTCGTCTTTTACCGTTTTTTCACTGCTCAAGCGCCCCTTTCGTTACAAGGCAATCAACCTTGAGAAAGCCACCAAAACACCTGAAAAAAACGGGTTACAAACCTGGCGCATTGCTCAATTGCCTGCTACCCAGCCAATCCCTTATAAAAAACAAACTTCTTTTCCTCGACTTTTGCTGGCACCCAACTCTTTTGAGATAGAGGGCTATAAGGGCAATATGCAAAGCTGGAATAGTTTTGGGCAATGGATAAACCAGCTCAACGCCAACCGAGACGAAGTGAGCCCCGAAACAACACAGAAACTGAAGGCGATGACTGCAAAACTGAGCAGTATTGAAGATAAGATCAAAGTTGTGTACAACTACCTCCAACAAAATACTCGTTATGTGAGCATTCAATTAGGCATTGGTGGTTGGCAACCTTTCAAAGCACTGACAGTAGACCAAAAGGGTTACGGAGATTGTAAAGCGTTGAGCAACTACACGTATGCTTTGCTTAAGCAGTTAGGTATTGCTTCATTTTATACCTTGGTAAAGGCTGGAAAAAATGAAAGATCCATCCAAACAGATTTCCCGTCGCCACAGTTCAACCACGTGATTTTATGTGTGCCTACGGCTAAAGATACTATCTGGCTTGAGTGTACCAGTCAAAGTGGATCTTTTGGTTATATGGGTAGTTTTACCGGAGATAGAGAGGCATTACTGGTTACCCCTCAAGGGGGAAAAATAGTCCGTACCCCTGTGTATGACCAAAGCGTAAACACCCTGCACCGTCAAGCCCAGGTAACCATTGCTCCTGATGGTAATGCTACGGCAAAAATACAAACAAAGTACCAGGCCATTCAAAGTGAAGCCATTGCATGGCTAACTACCCAAGCACCTGAAATACAAAAAAAGTGGCTGTATGAGCATCTCCAACTCACTGGTTTTGAAATAGGTCAGTATCAATTGGCACTCAAGAAAGGTAGCTTGCCAGTAGGTACCGAAACTTTGCAATTAAAGATAAGAAAGCTGGCATCTAAAAGTGGTAAGCGTTTATTTCTAAAGCCTAACCTGATGAATCGTTACCGGACAGTCCCCCCAACAATGAAAGACCGTTCAAGCGATATTTATATTTCGTCAGTGTATGCTTTTACCGATGTAGACAGTATTAATTATCAAGTGCCTGAAAAGTATCACGCAGAATACAAACCTGCCCCAATAAAGTTCAGCAATGAGTTTGGATCTTATGAAATGAAAGTGTTCATGGACGGCAGAAAAATCACCTATACTCGTAAAATGGTAGTCAATGCTGGTACATTCCCTAAAGAAAAGTACCCGGAAATGGTAAAGTTTTATAAGCAAGTAACCAAAGCCGACAAGGAGATGGTGGTGTTGGTAAGTGGCACATAG
- a CDS encoding glycosyltransferase gives MNLAPIILFVYKRPLHTLQTLVSLQHNHLSKQSLLYIFADAPKEDATEDELKAIAEVKKIIWTQQWCREIRLIERKQNFGLVKNIVDGVTNVVQQHGKVIVLEDDIVTSPGFLTYMNQALNLYASNPVVMQVSGHLPPVILNKKNPDTFFFKKTACWGWGTWAHAWAKLNLDPQYLLNEINSLDKVSAFNIDDSYNFIEHLEANIEGRMNTWAIRWQASVFLEDGLCLYPKKSLTRNIGFDGSGEHCTYSKLYLTQPMATSVEVVKVELTESDEARKKIATFNNQQWQSISFIQKVKSRLKRWIK, from the coding sequence GTGAACCTTGCCCCGATCATACTCTTTGTATACAAACGCCCCCTGCATACCCTGCAAACACTGGTTAGTTTGCAGCACAACCACCTGAGCAAACAGTCGTTGTTGTATATATTTGCCGATGCACCCAAAGAAGATGCAACCGAAGATGAATTAAAGGCCATTGCTGAAGTGAAGAAGATTATCTGGACACAACAATGGTGCAGAGAAATACGCCTTATCGAACGCAAGCAAAACTTTGGACTAGTAAAAAACATTGTAGATGGGGTAACCAATGTAGTACAGCAACATGGCAAGGTGATCGTTTTAGAGGATGACATAGTTACTTCGCCGGGGTTTCTTACATATATGAACCAAGCACTCAACCTATACGCCAGCAACCCAGTGGTTATGCAGGTCTCAGGGCATTTGCCCCCAGTGATATTGAACAAAAAAAATCCGGATACTTTTTTCTTCAAAAAAACAGCTTGTTGGGGATGGGGTACCTGGGCACATGCTTGGGCTAAGCTGAACCTTGACCCTCAGTATTTATTAAATGAAATAAATTCTTTGGATAAAGTTTCAGCATTTAATATTGACGATTCTTATAATTTTATAGAACATTTGGAAGCCAATATTGAGGGGCGAATGAATACTTGGGCAATTAGGTGGCAGGCAAGCGTTTTTTTAGAAGATGGTTTGTGCCTCTATCCTAAAAAATCGTTGACACGCAACATAGGTTTTGACGGAAGCGGTGAGCACTGTACCTATTCAAAGCTTTATCTTACCCAGCCTATGGCCACTAGCGTTGAAGTCGTGAAAGTCGAATTAACAGAGTCGGATGAAGCAAGAAAAAAAATAGCTACTTTTAATAATCAACAATGGCAATCTATATCGTTCATACAAAAAGTGAAAAGCAGACTAAAGAGATGGATAAAGTAA